TTCAACCAGAGCAAACCTTACGTACTCGTCGCCGTATTCACCAAATCCCAGTCCCGGGGATACGGCAACTTCGGCTTTTTCTATCAGAAACTTGGAAAATTCTACAGACCCCATTTTCCTGTATTCCTCGGGAATCCTGGCCCAGACAAACATGGTTCCTTTAGGCGGGTCCACGGTCCAGCCGATTCTATTCAAGCCCTGTATCAGCACATCCCGGCGGGAGCGATAGGTGTCCACAATGGCCTGCACACAGGATTGATCTCCGTTCAGGGCAATAATTGAAGCAATCTGTATGGGCTGGAAAATACCGTAATCCAGATAGCTCTTTATTCTGGTAAGGGCGTGAACTATGTGTCTGTTCCCGACACAAAATCCCACCCGCCATCCCGCCATGCTGTAGCTTTTGGACATGGAAAAGAACTCGACACCTACATCCTTTGCACCTTCCACTTCCAGAAAGCTTGGAGCTCTATAGCCGTCGAAGGTTATGTCTGCATAGGCAAAGTCGTGGATTACTATGATCTTGTGCTCACGGGCATACTGGACAACCTGCTCAAAAAAGGCCTTATCCACTACCACGGTTGTGGGGTTATGGGGAAATGAGATTATGAGCATCTTGGGACGAGGCCAGGTTTGCCTTACAGCGTTGTCCAGATCTTCAAGAAAATCTCTTTCGGGGCCAATGGGGATGGACCGAACATCACCGCCTGCTATGACAACCGAGTAAGGATGGATCGGGTATGTGGGATTTGGCACCAGGACCACATCGCCGGGAGACACAAGAGAAAGCACCAAATGACTCAGCCCTTCCTTGGCTCCAATTGTCACAACGGCTTCCGTCTCCGGATCGATTTCAACGCCATACCTTCTCTTATACCAGTCGGCAATGGCATGACGGAGTTTGGTTATGCCTCTAGACGCAGAATAACGATGATTATGGGGCTTAAGGGAGGCTTCAACAAGTTTGTCCACGATATGCTTTGGAGTGGGCATGTCGGGGTTACCCATTCCCAGGTCTATGATGTCCCGCCCCTCTCGCCGAAGTTTCATTTTCAAGTCGTTAACCTGAGCAAAAACATAGGGCGGGAGACGCCTCATACGCCCTTGCTTTACAACTTCTTCTACATTCCAATCCATTTCTTCCTCCGAAAATGCCGCCCTGGCCCTAAGTTTGTGTGAATCTTTTGCCGGATTTGAGATGGAATAAAAAAATAACCCGGCAAAATCATCCAGTCAAACATTCGAAGCAGCCTGACAAAAAACCGGGTCGAAAAATTCTAACAATCCCTTCCGCGCATAATTAAAATGCTTTTCATTAACTCAATAACAGTTAGAATTTTAATGAGTTTTGGGCTTAACAAAATATGCAGGGAGCCCGTAACATGAAGGAAGGTGTCGGACTTTCAACGAAGAGACACATCGTACCGCTTCAGGTTTACAAATTCACCCCAAAAACCAACTGTAAAGAATGCAGCTACCCCTCATGCCTGGCCTTTGCCACTCACGTTGTAAAAGGTGAAGCCAGAATTAACGATTGCCCCTACATATCGCCTGAAATCAAAAAAGAACTGGATGAGAGAATCCGGAACCAGCTTTCCGAAGGAGTGGGGACAAAGCTCGAAGCTTTTGAATTTGTGAGAAGAGAGTTTGCTTCAAAAGACATGGAGGAACTCGCAGGGCGGCACGGCCTTGAAATTACCGAATTTCAGGCTCAGCGGGGGATTGTCGTTCCCTATCTCGGTACATCGGTGGTGGTCACATCGAAGGATATTTATAATCCAGAAGGTCAAAGGATCTCCGAAAAAGAAAAAATCTTCATTTACAACTACCTTCTGCAGGGTGAGGGAGAGCCTTCGGGCAAATGGGTAGGCATGGAATACTTTCCGGGAAGCATTTCCAAAGTCAAAACTCTTGAAAACCACTGTGAAAAGCCCCTTGGAGAAGCCTTTAGAGGCAGGGTAGAAGCCCTAAAGGCAAAAGCCTCTGAAAAGGGCAACATTCTTCCCGAATACGAGGGCGCAGATGTGGCAATCCTTTTCAATGTGTTCCCGAAACTCTCAATTCTGCTTCTCTTCTGGGATGCAGATCCCGATGATCCCTTTCCTGCAAGGGCCAA
This Thermodesulforhabdus norvegica DNA region includes the following protein-coding sequences:
- the alaC gene encoding alanine transaminase: MDWNVEEVVKQGRMRRLPPYVFAQVNDLKMKLRREGRDIIDLGMGNPDMPTPKHIVDKLVEASLKPHNHRYSASRGITKLRHAIADWYKRRYGVEIDPETEAVVTIGAKEGLSHLVLSLVSPGDVVLVPNPTYPIHPYSVVIAGGDVRSIPIGPERDFLEDLDNAVRQTWPRPKMLIISFPHNPTTVVVDKAFFEQVVQYAREHKIIVIHDFAYADITFDGYRAPSFLEVEGAKDVGVEFFSMSKSYSMAGWRVGFCVGNRHIVHALTRIKSYLDYGIFQPIQIASIIALNGDQSCVQAIVDTYRSRRDVLIQGLNRIGWTVDPPKGTMFVWARIPEEYRKMGSVEFSKFLIEKAEVAVSPGLGFGEYGDEYVRFALVENEHRIRQAVRNMRKLFNSGS
- a CDS encoding DUF3786 domain-containing protein; this encodes MKEGVGLSTKRHIVPLQVYKFTPKTNCKECSYPSCLAFATHVVKGEARINDCPYISPEIKKELDERIRNQLSEGVGTKLEAFEFVRREFASKDMEELAGRHGLEITEFQAQRGIVVPYLGTSVVVTSKDIYNPEGQRISEKEKIFIYNYLLQGEGEPSGKWVGMEYFPGSISKVKTLENHCEKPLGEAFRGRVEALKAKASEKGNILPEYEGADVAILFNVFPKLSILLLFWDADPDDPFPARAKFLYDEKALQIIDLESLTFISEHIAESLLAKD